A stretch of Bos indicus x Bos taurus breed Angus x Brahman F1 hybrid chromosome 17, Bos_hybrid_MaternalHap_v2.0, whole genome shotgun sequence DNA encodes these proteins:
- the NEFH gene encoding neurofilament heavy polypeptide isoform X3: MSFSGADALLGAFAPLHGGGSLHYALARKGGAGGARSAAGSSSGFHSWARTSVSSVSASPSRFRGAGTTSSTDSLDTLSNGPEGCVVVARSEKEQLQVLNDRFAGYIDKVRQLEAHNRSLEGEAAALRQQQAGRAAMGELYEREVREMRGAVLRLGAARGQLRLEQEHLLEDIAHVRQRLDDEARQREEAEAATRALARFAQEAEAARVELQKKAQALQEECGYLRRHHQEEVGELLGQIQSSSAAQTQAEARDALKCDVTSALREIRAQLEGHTVQSTLQSEEWFRVRLDRLSEAAKVNTDAMRSAQEEISEYRRQLQARTTELETLKSTKDSLERQRSELEDRHQADIASYQEAIQQLDAELRNTKWEMAAQLREYQDLLNVKMALDIEIAAYRKLLEGEECRIGFGPSPFLLPEGLPKIPSVSTHIKVKSEEKIKMVEKSEKETVIVEEQTEEVQVTEEVTEEEEKEAKEEEGEAVKSPPAEEAASPEKEEAKSPAEAKSPEKAKSPVKEEAKSPQKEEAKSPAEVKSPEKAKSPVEAKSPEKAKSPVKEEAKSPEKAKSPVEAKSPEKAKSPMKEEAKSPEKVKSPVEAKSPEKEEAKSPEKAKSPEKAKSPVKEEAKSPEKAKSPVEAKSPVKEEAKSPEKAKSPVEAKSPEKAKSPVKEEAKSPEKAKSPVKEEAKSPEKAKSPVKEEAKSPEKAKSPVKEEAKSPEKAKSPVKEEAKSPEKAKSPVEAKSPEKAKSPAKEEAKSPEKAKSPVKEEAKSPEKAKSPVKEEAKSPEKAKSPAKEEAKSPEKAKSPEKPKSPVKEEAKSPEKPKSPVKEEAKSPEKAKSPVKDEAKAPGKEVLKKEEAKSPVKEEEKPQEVRAKEPPKKAEEEKAPAIPKAEEKKDSKKDEVPKKEAPKPEEKKEPAVEKPKEPKAEAKKEEAEDKKKATTPEKEAPAKGKEEAKPKEKTEVAKKEPDDAKPKEPSKAAEKPKKEETPAAPEKKDAKEGKAAEAKKPEEKPKTEAQAKEPGKEASTPGKAKAEKSSSTDQKDSRPAEKAAEDKATKGEK, translated from the exons ATGAGCTTCAGCGGCGCCGACGCGCTGCTGGGCGCCTTCGCGCCGCTCCACGGAGGCGGCAGCTTGCACTATGCACTGGCTCGCAAAGGCGGCGCCGGCGGAGCGCGCTCTGCAGCCGGCTCCTCCAGCGGATTCCACTCATGGGCGCGGACCTCCGTGAGCTCCGTGTCGGCCTCCCCGAGCCGCTTCCGAGGCGCCGGGACTACCTCCAGCACCGACTCGCTAGACACCCTGAGCAACGGACCGGAGGGCTGCGTGGTGGTGGCGCGCAGTGAGAAGGAGCAGCTGCAGGTGCTGAACGACCGCTTCGCGGGCTACATCGACAAGGTGCGGCAGCTCGAGGCGCATAACCGCAGCCTGGAGGGCGAGGCGGCGGCGCTGCGGCAGCAGCAGGCGGGCCGCGCAGCCATGGGCGAGCTGTACGAGCGCGAGGTGCGCGAGATGCGCGGCGCAGTGCTGCGCTTGGGCGCGGCTCGCGGCCAGCTGCGCCTGGAGCAGGAGCACCTGCTGGAGGACATCGCGCACGTGCGCCAGCGCCTGGACGACGAGGCCCGGCAGCGCGAGGAGGCCGAGGCAGCGACGCGCGCACTGGCCCGCTTTGCGCAGGAGGCCGAGGCGGCGCGCGTCGAGCTGCAGAAGAAGGCACAAGCCCTGCAGGAAGAGTGCGGCTACCTGCGGCGTCACCACCAGGAGGAGGTGGGCGAGCTGCTCGGCCAGATCCAGAGCAGCAGCGCCGCGCAGACGCAGGCCGAGGCGCGCGATGCCCTCAAGTGCGACGTGACGTCGGCCCTGCGCGAGATCCGCGCGCAGCTTGAAGGCCACACGGTGCAGAGCACGCTTCAGTCCGAGGAGTGGTTCCGAG TGAGGCTGGACCGACTGTCCGAGGCAGCCAAGGTGAACACAGACGCCATGCGCTCAGCACAGGAGGAGATATCTGAGTACCGGCGCCAGCTGCAGGCCAGGACCACAGAGCTGGAGACGCTCAAAAGCACCAAGGACTCACTGGAGAGGCAGCGCTCTGAGCTGGAGGACCGTCACCAGGCTGACATCGCATCCTACcag GAGGCCATCCAGCAGCTGGATGCAGAGCTGAGGAACACCAAGTGGGAGATGGCAGCCCAGCTCCGAGAGTACCAGGATCTACTCAATGTCAAGATGGCTCTGGACATTGAGATCGCTGCTTACAG AAAACTCCTGGAGGGTGAAGAATGTCGAATTGGCTTTGGCCCGAGTCCTTTCCTCCTTCCAGAAGGACTCCCCAAGATCCCCTCCGTGTCCACTCACATCAAAGTCAAAAGTGAAGAGAAGATCAAGATGGtagaaaagtcagagaaggaaactgtGATTGTGGAGGAACAGACAGAGGAGGTCCAAGTGACTGAAGAAGTGactgaagaagaagagaaagaggccaaagaggaggaaggagaagcagTAAAGTCTCCCCCAGCAGAAGAGGCTGCATCCCCAGAGAAGGAGGAGGCCAAGTCACCAGCCGAGGCCAAGTCCCCAGAGAAGGCCAAGTCCCCTGTGAAGGAGGAGGCCAAGTCCCCACAGAAGGAAGAGGCCAAGTCACCAGCTGAGGTGAAGTCCCCTGAGAAGGCCAAGTCCCCCGTGGAGGCCAAGTCCCCAGAGAAGGCCAAGTCCCCTGTGAAGGAAGAAGCCAAATCCCCAGAGAAGGCCAAGTCCCCAGTGGAGGCCAAGTCTCCAGAAAAGGCCAAGTCCCCCATGAAGGAAGAGGCCAAGTCCCCAGAGAAGGTCAAATCCCCAGTGGAGGCCAAATCCCCAGAGAAGGAGGAGGCCAAGTCCCCAGAGAAGGCCAAGTCCCCAGAGAAAGCCAAGTCCCCTGTGAAGGAAGAGGCCAAGTCCCCAGAGAAGGCCAAGTCCCCAGTGGAAGCCAAGTCCCCTGTGAAGGAGGAGGCCAAGTCCCCAGAGAAGGCCAAGTCTCCAGTGGAGGCCAAGTCGCCAGAGAAGGCCAAGTCTCCTGTGAAGGAGGAGGCCAAGTCCCCAGAGAAGGCCAAGTCTCCTGTGAAGGAGGAGGCCAAGTCCCCAGAGAAGGCCAAGTCTCCTGTGAAAGAGGAGGCCAAGTCCCCAGAGAAGGCCAAGTCTCCTGTGAAGGAGGAGGCCAAGTCGCCAGAGAAGGCCAAGTCTCCTGTGAAAGAGGAGGCCAAGTCCCCAGAGAAGGCCAAGTCCCCAGTAGAGGCCAAGTCCCCAGAGAAGGCCAAGTCTCCTGCGAAGGAGGAGGCCAAGTCGCCAGAGAAGGCCAAGTCTCCTGTGAAAGAGGAGGCCAAGTCCCCAGAGAAGGCCAAGTCTCCTGTGAAAGAGGAGGCCAAGTCCCCAGAGAAGGCCAAGTCTCCTGCGAAGGAGGAGGCCAAGTCCCCAGAGAAG GCCAAGtccccagagaagcccaaaagccCTGTGAAGGAGGAGGCCAAGtccccagagaagcccaaaagccCTGTCAAGGAGGAGGCCAAATCCCCAGAGAAGGCCAAGTCTCCTGTGAAGGATGAGGCCAAGGCTCCTGGGAAGGAGGTCCTAAAGAAGGAGGAGGCCAAGTCCCCtgtgaaggaggaagaaaaacccCAGGAGGTGAGAGCCAAAGAGCCCCCaaagaaggcagaggaagagaaagctCCAGCCATACCCAAAGCTGAGGAGAAGAAGGACAGCAAGAAAGATGAGGTGCCCAAGAAGGAGGCTCCAAAGCCCGAGGAGAAGAAGGAGCCTGCTGTGGAAAAGCCCAAAGAACCCAAAGCTGAAGCCAAGAAGGAAGAGGCTGAAGATAAGAAAAAAGCAACCACCCCAGAGAAGGAGGCTCCTGCCAAGGGGAAGGAAGAGGCCAAGCCTAAAGAGAAGACTGAGGTGGCCAAGAAGGAACCAGATGATGCCAAGCCCAAAGAACCCAGCAAAGCAGCAGAAAAGCCAAAGAAGGAAGAGACGCCGGCAGCACCAGAGAAAAAAGACGCCAAGGAGGGGAAGGCCGCAGAAGCCAAGAAGCCTGAGGAGAAACCCAAAACAGAGGCCCAAGCCAAGGAACCTGGCAAGGAGGCCTCCACACCCGGGAAAGCCAAGGCTGAGAAATCCTCCAGCACAGACCAGAAAGACAGCAGACCTGCAGAGAAGGCCGCAGAAGATAAGGCCACCAAGGGAGAGAAGTAA
- the NEFH gene encoding neurofilament heavy polypeptide isoform X2 has protein sequence MSFSGADALLGAFAPLHGGGSLHYALARKGGAGGARSAAGSSSGFHSWARTSVSSVSASPSRFRGAGTTSSTDSLDTLSNGPEGCVVVARSEKEQLQVLNDRFAGYIDKVRQLEAHNRSLEGEAAALRQQQAGRAAMGELYEREVREMRGAVLRLGAARGQLRLEQEHLLEDIAHVRQRLDDEARQREEAEAATRALARFAQEAEAARVELQKKAQALQEECGYLRRHHQEEVGELLGQIQSSSAAQTQAEARDALKCDVTSALREIRAQLEGHTVQSTLQSEEWFRVRLDRLSEAAKVNTDAMRSAQEEISEYRRQLQARTTELETLKSTKDSLERQRSELEDRHQADIASYQEAIQQLDAELRNTKWEMAAQLREYQDLLNVKMALDIEIAAYRKLLEGEECRIGFGPSPFLLPEGLPKIPSVSTHIKVKSEEKIKMVEKSEKETVIVEEQTEEVQVTEEVTEEEEKEAKEEEGEAVKSPPAEEAASPEKEEAKSPAEAKSPEKAKSPVKEEAKSPQKEEAKSPAEVKSPEKAKSPVEAKSPEKAKSPVKEEAKSPEKAKSPVEAKSPEKAKSPMKEEAKSPEKVKSPVEAKSPEKEEAKSPEKAKSPEKAKSPVKEEAKSPEKAKSPVEAKSPVKEEAKSPEKAKSPVKEEAKSPEKAKSPVKEEAKSPEKAKSPVKEEAKSPEKAKSPVKEEAKSPEKAKSPVKEEAKSPEKAKSPVEAKSPEKAKSPAKEEAKSPEKAKSPVKEEAKSPEKAKSPVKEEAKSPEKAKSPAKEEAKSPEKAKSPEKPKSPVKEEAKSPEKPKSPVKEEAKSPEKPKSPVKEEAKSPEKAKSPVKDEAKAPGKEVLKKEEAKSPVKEEEKPQEVRAKEPPKKAEEEKAPAIPKAEEKKDSKKDEVPKKEAPKPEEKKEPAVEKPKEPKAEAKKEEAEDKKKATTPEKEAPAKGKEEAKPKEKTEVAKKEPDDAKPKEPSKAAEKPKKEETPAAPEKKDAKEGKAAEAKKPEEKPKTEAQAKEPGKEASTPGKAKAEKSSSTDQKDSRPAEKAAEDKATKGEK, from the exons ATGAGCTTCAGCGGCGCCGACGCGCTGCTGGGCGCCTTCGCGCCGCTCCACGGAGGCGGCAGCTTGCACTATGCACTGGCTCGCAAAGGCGGCGCCGGCGGAGCGCGCTCTGCAGCCGGCTCCTCCAGCGGATTCCACTCATGGGCGCGGACCTCCGTGAGCTCCGTGTCGGCCTCCCCGAGCCGCTTCCGAGGCGCCGGGACTACCTCCAGCACCGACTCGCTAGACACCCTGAGCAACGGACCGGAGGGCTGCGTGGTGGTGGCGCGCAGTGAGAAGGAGCAGCTGCAGGTGCTGAACGACCGCTTCGCGGGCTACATCGACAAGGTGCGGCAGCTCGAGGCGCATAACCGCAGCCTGGAGGGCGAGGCGGCGGCGCTGCGGCAGCAGCAGGCGGGCCGCGCAGCCATGGGCGAGCTGTACGAGCGCGAGGTGCGCGAGATGCGCGGCGCAGTGCTGCGCTTGGGCGCGGCTCGCGGCCAGCTGCGCCTGGAGCAGGAGCACCTGCTGGAGGACATCGCGCACGTGCGCCAGCGCCTGGACGACGAGGCCCGGCAGCGCGAGGAGGCCGAGGCAGCGACGCGCGCACTGGCCCGCTTTGCGCAGGAGGCCGAGGCGGCGCGCGTCGAGCTGCAGAAGAAGGCACAAGCCCTGCAGGAAGAGTGCGGCTACCTGCGGCGTCACCACCAGGAGGAGGTGGGCGAGCTGCTCGGCCAGATCCAGAGCAGCAGCGCCGCGCAGACGCAGGCCGAGGCGCGCGATGCCCTCAAGTGCGACGTGACGTCGGCCCTGCGCGAGATCCGCGCGCAGCTTGAAGGCCACACGGTGCAGAGCACGCTTCAGTCCGAGGAGTGGTTCCGAG TGAGGCTGGACCGACTGTCCGAGGCAGCCAAGGTGAACACAGACGCCATGCGCTCAGCACAGGAGGAGATATCTGAGTACCGGCGCCAGCTGCAGGCCAGGACCACAGAGCTGGAGACGCTCAAAAGCACCAAGGACTCACTGGAGAGGCAGCGCTCTGAGCTGGAGGACCGTCACCAGGCTGACATCGCATCCTACcag GAGGCCATCCAGCAGCTGGATGCAGAGCTGAGGAACACCAAGTGGGAGATGGCAGCCCAGCTCCGAGAGTACCAGGATCTACTCAATGTCAAGATGGCTCTGGACATTGAGATCGCTGCTTACAG AAAACTCCTGGAGGGTGAAGAATGTCGAATTGGCTTTGGCCCGAGTCCTTTCCTCCTTCCAGAAGGACTCCCCAAGATCCCCTCCGTGTCCACTCACATCAAAGTCAAAAGTGAAGAGAAGATCAAGATGGtagaaaagtcagagaaggaaactgtGATTGTGGAGGAACAGACAGAGGAGGTCCAAGTGACTGAAGAAGTGactgaagaagaagagaaagaggccaaagaggaggaaggagaagcagTAAAGTCTCCCCCAGCAGAAGAGGCTGCATCCCCAGAGAAGGAGGAGGCCAAGTCACCAGCCGAGGCCAAGTCCCCAGAGAAGGCCAAGTCCCCTGTGAAGGAGGAGGCCAAGTCCCCACAGAAGGAAGAGGCCAAGTCACCAGCTGAGGTGAAGTCCCCTGAGAAGGCCAAGTCCCCCGTGGAGGCCAAGTCCCCAGAGAAGGCCAAGTCCCCTGTGAAGGAAGAAGCCAAATCCCCAGAGAAGGCCAAGTCCCCAGTGGAGGCCAAGTCTCCAGAAAAGGCCAAGTCCCCCATGAAGGAAGAGGCCAAGTCCCCAGAGAAGGTCAAATCCCCAGTGGAGGCCAAATCCCCAGAGAAGGAGGAGGCCAAGTCCCCAGAGAAGGCCAAGTCCCCAGAGAAAGCCAAGTCCCCTGTGAAGGAAGAGGCCAAGTCCCCAGAGAAGGCCAAGTCCCCAGTGGAAGCCAAGTCCCCTGTGAAGGAGGAGGCCAAGTCCCCAGAGAAG GCCAAGTCTCCTGTGAAGGAGGAGGCCAAGTCCCCAGAGAAGGCCAAGTCTCCTGTGAAGGAGGAGGCCAAGTCCCCAGAGAAGGCCAAGTCTCCTGTGAAAGAGGAGGCCAAGTCCCCAGAGAAGGCCAAGTCTCCTGTGAAGGAGGAGGCCAAGTCGCCAGAGAAGGCCAAGTCTCCTGTGAAAGAGGAGGCCAAGTCCCCAGAGAAGGCCAAGTCCCCAGTAGAGGCCAAGTCCCCAGAGAAGGCCAAGTCTCCTGCGAAGGAGGAGGCCAAGTCGCCAGAGAAGGCCAAGTCTCCTGTGAAAGAGGAGGCCAAGTCCCCAGAGAAGGCCAAGTCTCCTGTGAAAGAGGAGGCCAAGTCCCCAGAGAAGGCCAAGTCTCCTGCGAAGGAGGAGGCCAAGTCCCCAGAGAAGGCCAAGtccccagagaagcccaaaagccCTGTGAAGGAGGAGGCCAAGtccccagagaagcccaaaagccCTGTGAAGGAGGAGGCCAAGtccccagagaagcccaaaagccCTGTCAAGGAGGAGGCCAAATCCCCAGAGAAGGCCAAGTCTCCTGTGAAGGATGAGGCCAAGGCTCCTGGGAAGGAGGTCCTAAAGAAGGAGGAGGCCAAGTCCCCtgtgaaggaggaagaaaaacccCAGGAGGTGAGAGCCAAAGAGCCCCCaaagaaggcagaggaagagaaagctCCAGCCATACCCAAAGCTGAGGAGAAGAAGGACAGCAAGAAAGATGAGGTGCCCAAGAAGGAGGCTCCAAAGCCCGAGGAGAAGAAGGAGCCTGCTGTGGAAAAGCCCAAAGAACCCAAAGCTGAAGCCAAGAAGGAAGAGGCTGAAGATAAGAAAAAAGCAACCACCCCAGAGAAGGAGGCTCCTGCCAAGGGGAAGGAAGAGGCCAAGCCTAAAGAGAAGACTGAGGTGGCCAAGAAGGAACCAGATGATGCCAAGCCCAAAGAACCCAGCAAAGCAGCAGAAAAGCCAAAGAAGGAAGAGACGCCGGCAGCACCAGAGAAAAAAGACGCCAAGGAGGGGAAGGCCGCAGAAGCCAAGAAGCCTGAGGAGAAACCCAAAACAGAGGCCCAAGCCAAGGAACCTGGCAAGGAGGCCTCCACACCCGGGAAAGCCAAGGCTGAGAAATCCTCCAGCACAGACCAGAAAGACAGCAGACCTGCAGAGAAGGCCGCAGAAGATAAGGCCACCAAGGGAGAGAAGTAA
- the NEFH gene encoding neurofilament heavy polypeptide isoform X10, producing MSFSGADALLGAFAPLHGGGSLHYALARKGGAGGARSAAGSSSGFHSWARTSVSSVSASPSRFRGAGTTSSTDSLDTLSNGPEGCVVVARSEKEQLQVLNDRFAGYIDKVRQLEAHNRSLEGEAAALRQQQAGRAAMGELYEREVREMRGAVLRLGAARGQLRLEQEHLLEDIAHVRQRLDDEARQREEAEAATRALARFAQEAEAARVELQKKAQALQEECGYLRRHHQEEVGELLGQIQSSSAAQTQAEARDALKCDVTSALREIRAQLEGHTVQSTLQSEEWFRVRLDRLSEAAKVNTDAMRSAQEEISEYRRQLQARTTELETLKSTKDSLERQRSELEDRHQADIASYQEAIQQLDAELRNTKWEMAAQLREYQDLLNVKMALDIEIAAYRKLLEGEECRIGFGPSPFLLPEGLPKIPSVSTHIKVKSEEKIKMVEKSEKETVIVEEQTEEVQVTEEVTEEEEKEAKEEEGEAVKSPPAEEAASPEKEEAKSPAEAKSPEKAKSPVKEEAKSPEKAKSPVKEEAKSPEKAKSPVKEEAKSPEKAKSPVKEEAKSPEKAKSPVKEEAKSPEKAKSPVKEEAKSPEKAKSPVEAKSPEKAKSPAKEEAKSPEKAKSPVKEEAKSPEKAKSPVKEEAKSPEKAKSPAKEEAKSPEKAKSPEKPKSPVKEEAKSPEKPKSPVKEEAKSPEKPKSPVKEEAKSPEKAKSPVKDEAKAPGKEVLKKEEAKSPVKEEEKPQEVRAKEPPKKAEEEKAPAIPKAEEKKDSKKDEVPKKEAPKPEEKKEPAVEKPKEPKAEAKKEEAEDKKKATTPEKEAPAKGKEEAKPKEKTEVAKKEPDDAKPKEPSKAAEKPKKEETPAAPEKKDAKEGKAAEAKKPEEKPKTEAQAKEPGKEASTPGKAKAEKSSSTDQKDSRPAEKAAEDKATKGEK from the exons ATGAGCTTCAGCGGCGCCGACGCGCTGCTGGGCGCCTTCGCGCCGCTCCACGGAGGCGGCAGCTTGCACTATGCACTGGCTCGCAAAGGCGGCGCCGGCGGAGCGCGCTCTGCAGCCGGCTCCTCCAGCGGATTCCACTCATGGGCGCGGACCTCCGTGAGCTCCGTGTCGGCCTCCCCGAGCCGCTTCCGAGGCGCCGGGACTACCTCCAGCACCGACTCGCTAGACACCCTGAGCAACGGACCGGAGGGCTGCGTGGTGGTGGCGCGCAGTGAGAAGGAGCAGCTGCAGGTGCTGAACGACCGCTTCGCGGGCTACATCGACAAGGTGCGGCAGCTCGAGGCGCATAACCGCAGCCTGGAGGGCGAGGCGGCGGCGCTGCGGCAGCAGCAGGCGGGCCGCGCAGCCATGGGCGAGCTGTACGAGCGCGAGGTGCGCGAGATGCGCGGCGCAGTGCTGCGCTTGGGCGCGGCTCGCGGCCAGCTGCGCCTGGAGCAGGAGCACCTGCTGGAGGACATCGCGCACGTGCGCCAGCGCCTGGACGACGAGGCCCGGCAGCGCGAGGAGGCCGAGGCAGCGACGCGCGCACTGGCCCGCTTTGCGCAGGAGGCCGAGGCGGCGCGCGTCGAGCTGCAGAAGAAGGCACAAGCCCTGCAGGAAGAGTGCGGCTACCTGCGGCGTCACCACCAGGAGGAGGTGGGCGAGCTGCTCGGCCAGATCCAGAGCAGCAGCGCCGCGCAGACGCAGGCCGAGGCGCGCGATGCCCTCAAGTGCGACGTGACGTCGGCCCTGCGCGAGATCCGCGCGCAGCTTGAAGGCCACACGGTGCAGAGCACGCTTCAGTCCGAGGAGTGGTTCCGAG TGAGGCTGGACCGACTGTCCGAGGCAGCCAAGGTGAACACAGACGCCATGCGCTCAGCACAGGAGGAGATATCTGAGTACCGGCGCCAGCTGCAGGCCAGGACCACAGAGCTGGAGACGCTCAAAAGCACCAAGGACTCACTGGAGAGGCAGCGCTCTGAGCTGGAGGACCGTCACCAGGCTGACATCGCATCCTACcag GAGGCCATCCAGCAGCTGGATGCAGAGCTGAGGAACACCAAGTGGGAGATGGCAGCCCAGCTCCGAGAGTACCAGGATCTACTCAATGTCAAGATGGCTCTGGACATTGAGATCGCTGCTTACAG AAAACTCCTGGAGGGTGAAGAATGTCGAATTGGCTTTGGCCCGAGTCCTTTCCTCCTTCCAGAAGGACTCCCCAAGATCCCCTCCGTGTCCACTCACATCAAAGTCAAAAGTGAAGAGAAGATCAAGATGGtagaaaagtcagagaaggaaactgtGATTGTGGAGGAACAGACAGAGGAGGTCCAAGTGACTGAAGAAGTGactgaagaagaagagaaagaggccaaagaggaggaaggagaagcagTAAAGTCTCCCCCAGCAGAAGAGGCTGCATCCCCAGAGAAGGAGGAGGCCAAGTCACCAGCCGAGGCCAAGTCCCCAGAGAAGGCCAAGTCCCCTGTGAAGGAGGAG GCCAAGTCGCCAGAGAAGGCCAAGTCTCCTGTGAAGGAGGAGGCCAAGTCCCCAGAGAAGGCCAAGTCTCCTGTGAAGGAGGAGGCCAAGTCCCCAGAGAAGGCCAAGTCTCCTGTGAAAGAGGAGGCCAAGTCCCCAGAGAAGGCCAAGTCTCCTGTGAAGGAGGAGGCCAAGTCGCCAGAGAAGGCCAAGTCTCCTGTGAAAGAGGAGGCCAAGTCCCCAGAGAAGGCCAAGTCCCCAGTAGAGGCCAAGTCCCCAGAGAAGGCCAAGTCTCCTGCGAAGGAGGAGGCCAAGTCGCCAGAGAAGGCCAAGTCTCCTGTGAAAGAGGAGGCCAAGTCCCCAGAGAAGGCCAAGTCTCCTGTGAAAGAGGAGGCCAAGTCCCCAGAGAAGGCCAAGTCTCCTGCGAAGGAGGAGGCCAAGTCCCCAGAGAAGGCCAAGtccccagagaagcccaaaagccCTGTGAAGGAGGAGGCCAAGtccccagagaagcccaaaagccCTGTGAAGGAGGAGGCCAAGtccccagagaagcccaaaagccCTGTCAAGGAGGAGGCCAAATCCCCAGAGAAGGCCAAGTCTCCTGTGAAGGATGAGGCCAAGGCTCCTGGGAAGGAGGTCCTAAAGAAGGAGGAGGCCAAGTCCCCtgtgaaggaggaagaaaaacccCAGGAGGTGAGAGCCAAAGAGCCCCCaaagaaggcagaggaagagaaagctCCAGCCATACCCAAAGCTGAGGAGAAGAAGGACAGCAAGAAAGATGAGGTGCCCAAGAAGGAGGCTCCAAAGCCCGAGGAGAAGAAGGAGCCTGCTGTGGAAAAGCCCAAAGAACCCAAAGCTGAAGCCAAGAAGGAAGAGGCTGAAGATAAGAAAAAAGCAACCACCCCAGAGAAGGAGGCTCCTGCCAAGGGGAAGGAAGAGGCCAAGCCTAAAGAGAAGACTGAGGTGGCCAAGAAGGAACCAGATGATGCCAAGCCCAAAGAACCCAGCAAAGCAGCAGAAAAGCCAAAGAAGGAAGAGACGCCGGCAGCACCAGAGAAAAAAGACGCCAAGGAGGGGAAGGCCGCAGAAGCCAAGAAGCCTGAGGAGAAACCCAAAACAGAGGCCCAAGCCAAGGAACCTGGCAAGGAGGCCTCCACACCCGGGAAAGCCAAGGCTGAGAAATCCTCCAGCACAGACCAGAAAGACAGCAGACCTGCAGAGAAGGCCGCAGAAGATAAGGCCACCAAGGGAGAGAAGTAA